TCGACCTTTGAACTGAAGTAGGAGACTAGTCTTGTTAACATGCATTTGCTTCTTCCTCAGTAAAACAATGTTGTAGGATAATGCTTAAAATTTTTAGTGGTGGGTTTGCAGGAGGCTAAAGAGTAGCCTCACTCCCCAATCACAAAATTCATTTAGCTATATATTCAGCAGTGCACTCTATGCTTAACCATGTTGACCCAGAGATGAAATAGCAACCTAGGGGGCCTTGTTTCCCTCATGAAGCAGTGTTCAGTAGTGATTGTTATTGACCTGGGTATGATGAGTTTTAATGACTGTTGACAGGTGTACAATATAACATCTTGAACTTGCTTGCTCCAAGTAGCATGGGAGACACAGTGATGACAGAAACACAAAAATCTACGTTAGCTTAATACCTGGTGTCTTTATCTTGTAACGTTTAGCACTAATGGCAAATGTATACACGCAAGTACAGAGGTACAGGCACATTACTACTTTGACATCACTGTCTTCAGGAAGACAATTGAATTTTGATTAGGATGATTTGAGGGAAAACATTTTCCGTAGCAAGTGATGTGCTCAGAATTGACTAAACAGTTATTTGGatagaataatgttaaatatatgcttatacaattgaatatatgaatacaaaagccacctaagtccatactttggccaaattgagttaagcatgggaaattgttgctatacataggcctgtcatatgcatgaaagaacaactcaaattcattctctgtgtctattgggcatgtgaaaaatagcatgtatgaaagaatcacccaattccatgatttgagtcttgtaacacattgattgaaatccagtatgtatacaagtccacttgtaacacattcattgctagagaatgacttttgaacaaaaaatgggtttaataaaggaaagtgtgtggtttatattacatggcagaatgcttatcaacattatacatacctgtgtgctttattttgtattatcttactagtggtaatctcattctaacattgttgtctttgtatatgattaaaaaaagtccaaaatttaaaatgaaccccacgaagtccctgaaatgctaatcgtcatacctaatacaggttaatccactcatttgcacgtaaaacttaccatattgaccaggtaaatctaactgaaggaattaaaatgatacacgggtttttctctcaaaataacttcgcatggacttttgtattcatgtattcaattgtttttgaTGTCGATTACCGAAACTAATAGATGTCTTCATTTGTAGTTAATTATAATGTTTTGAATGCTTTGAACCAATCAATccatttttttactatttataaAAGCTTGATAAAGGAGAAgagtatgagaaaggtttttaacacaagtcaacacatacataaatgacagccagtgaaaaaatttcactgactatccaggagaGGAGTGTATGCTATTTCAGAGATAGCGTTTTGAATAGAATGCTTGCGCATGAAAGCTATTATAATTCGGCGTCTTACGGGCGTTCTCCGTTAAGGCAGACACAGCAACAGAATGTCCGAAGCAGTATATATTTTCCTACAGAGTCATCTGCTGCTGAAAACATACATCAAATAATTTGCGCAGAATATCGCCTGTCGCAGCGGAAAAACGGCggactatagaggccctgcatgcttttatcgaatATCTCCAaataaaggatttgaaccagtgtccttcaccgtaatcatttCCCAGTGCAGTCCatccaatcaaatgttgtcattaacCTACTTGAtcgttgtgcatttgttatgtgtgtaaaacgaactgtcgcggtagattgcaattatgcttttgttgaatgcatttgagaagtccgccatatttacggtatgatacgtcatatgcacaacctctattggccTTAATGACCGCTCTAAAAGTCACTCTAGCGTAACCTGATTTTAGATAATTATCATGTTGCAAGTTGCACGgcgcatgggcgtcaatcccaaggaggggggggggggggacgtgcccccacctttcggcaaaatggccCATTGACTTGATTTTGTTTTTTCAGCAACTTTTTGATAATTCAAATTCAGGCCAATtgtcccccacatttcaagccggattggcgtaAAGGCAATTTTATACTTGTACTTCTccggttttttggtttttttcggTGTTAGCCACGATTTTTGGTTGTCCACTCCGACCTTCTGTTCTTTACACTCAAATGATTAGCTTTGTTGAGGACTTTGCTCGTCTTAATCGTGTCTTTTGTGACAGAAGAGGTCAGAGTATACAATGGTATACGACGGCATTTAGTTCGACGtctttgaaggtgtttttactgtTGCGACACACGTTACGCTGGCAAGTTTGTGAAAGTATAAATCGCAATAAAAGAGAGGCCATCTAAAAGTATTCTATTTAATGATTTTGTAGGACAGAGTTTTTGAATGTACAAATTATAATACCAAAATGTACAGCAGCTTTTCTGCATCTGCTATGTTAGCAATTTTGTAACCTGTGCGTTCTATTCCGTTTCCTTGGCAACAGTCACACAAAGTTAGGGGTTTCCTAATTTGTTACCACAAATGTTACATTTAACTAGatatttcttttgaaataactgaagtagaaacttcatatttggtgtgaAGAATACATGACACGTGGTTACGTAAGAATACATAAATATTGTTTTGAGAAAAGATTTACTTGTCATGAAAAGATGCTTTTATCACAcaggataaggccaaaaaaaggtttgtctcaacgctcacgagtggtttgaaaacaaatgcgaaatgcgattttttaaaattcccgacttggtatttttgtggttttttttttaataaaaaaaactgcattctttttttttttcaaattgggcgattttacaaatgcgcgtgcgagctttgagacaatccttttttttggcctaattacaACAGTTTCGAaagtttggcaaaaaatgtttagcAAAAGTTTGTATCACACATACAaggcttctttaattttaaggCAGTTTCCAGCCCTCTCTAATACTAGTAGATTGCATATATCGTCTATACATTGGAAAATATACGATGTACCGGTATCGACCTCTTTTTTTTATACTATCACTATAATCTTTTGCAAGGTACCGTCCATCGCGTATGCGCGCGCGACGTCATGCGTGTACATAGGACCATTTGCAAATACAGTTCGGGCCCGTGTAAACAGATGAGAACCTGAATGGCCtttgggggtactacaccctgtggtaaatttagatgatttttgcattttctcaaaaataagaacacactggtaacaaaaagttatgtatattatagggcaaggaatccaattacttcactgaaatttcagtgactcgagacaagcggttcggtatatatgataggaaatgaggtacatccttgcggtacctcatttcttatcataaataacgaaccgcttgtcttggatcacagaaatttcagtgtagtaattggattccttgcccctataatatacataacttttgttaccaatgtgttattagattttgagaaaaatgcaaaaatagacacaaatttatcgagaggtgtagtacccccttaagcttataTTTCGAGTAGTGAAAATAGGGCCAAGTCGGCTACATTGCCGTTTTAACGACTGGGTGTTATACTTCTGTTTTGAATACCCGCATACATTTGTTAAaaacaataatagtgtaaaaaactAAAAATGATGACCAAATGGCTTTAATATAAAGGCCTTCTTATTTGAAAATTTTCCAACATCTTAGGGAGGCACATCACACCTCACACACCGCATGTGTCGCGCATGCACAACACGCCGCGGCCATAATTGTTTTCATACCAAATATAATTTGCGCCCCCGGTTTATGCAGTTCTGGCAGTCTGAGGCTtaagattagcaactattttaaactgttgagatttggtagttcacagcatcttgcgaatggtagtgcgctTTGGCAACAATTACATTgatagtgtgtagaagaattcaaatatcacagatatacttttgtaggtcctgtggttcttgagttatgtcgtaaagagggctgaaacaacaacacttttgtaaaacgtacataactcattaacaacaataaatcaagcaagttttcaaagtatatgtgaagtgtcatgtcaaaaggagacacttttgggcaggttatcaattttgaggtttttacatatcttaaataacgagatattttgctccacaacgccttttcccccaatgaaatcggacattcctaagcgaaggtattgcgttcgtaagttatggtattataaaattggaaattgagatatcggccattTAAACTATCATTGACAATGtagagagtaggaattaccttgaaaaatgtctcaaaaaatacaagatgccagttatattccggtctgaaactactagacaatatttctaacattaataacatgacaaattcgcaacaaacccaaattgtgaaaaaaactcCCCGGGCAGAGTTTTGGTTATTTCCccgtttacgatcctgcccaaaagtgtctccttttgacatgacacgtcacatatgatttgtagaatgtacttttgcaaaacatcaaagtgttatttttcaataatatattgatttagataatgaaaatggatttttttggctgcttctacCAACCATACCTTCATCTGTCCTTAAAATCACGAGTTCTCTTTTTAAATCGAGGCTgaatttttggtaaaaaacaaGTCTACAACACACCCCTTGAATGATTCATCCTAGCTACGGGCATGAATGCCATCTATGCCATTAAATTACATCTTCCCATTCACTCAATTTCCCTAACAAGGGACAAGAagaaattaaattgcccacccagtaaattattcaTATTTAAACTATATCTGTATAAAAACTTTACAACTTTTAAGTTGTGGCTTAAGTTTTATActgacataattttaaaaatcataGAGAGCTATATCGAATCTAGAGACAGTTTTGGCAATTTTGAACTGAATCTGAAATTCTGCCCAACAACAGGTATTTCATTAGATGATAATAACGACTTATAGGAAATGTAAAAACTGTCCTTGAGGAATATACTATATTTTACTCCGTGAATCCAATGGGCAAGATAAAACGAGCTTAGAAATTAGACAAAAAGACATGATAAAACGATATGCGAGTTCTGTAGATCCATTGTGTTTTAAAGCATTGAGTAAAGCTATAGCAATATTGAATTTTTTCCTGAACAATAAAATTGTGAATTCTTGTAACAAAATAACACTTTCGAAAATCCCTCAATTTTATTGTCATGTTTACTATTAAATATGAAATTGCATTCATGAATTCTAAATGTAATATTTGCTTACAGGTGGAGCGGCAATGACAACTTGAAGATAATTGACATTCATTTCACGCCGCCTGCAGCTCGTGCAAGTTACTGTGCAAAGCGTTTCATCAAGCTGCCATGAGTGATGCATCAGTACACagtctatagaggttgtgcatatgacgtatcataccacaaatatggcggactactcaaatgcattcaacaaaagcatgattgcactctaccgcgacagtttgtctcacacacatatcaaatgcactacgatcaaataggttgatgacaacatttgattgaatggactgcactgcgccatgattacggtgaaggacaccggttcaaatcctttgtttggagccaatcaacaACCTATATTCGCTGTCAAAGTGACGTAATAGATCGGATTAACTATAAtataccatagcaatatgtgaatacaattttgactatatcgccatgcactacaagcaggttgaactcattATCTGTGTatttctgcaatcatagattgaatacaataccgctctctaatcttacaggtgcgagtgattagcatgatGCATAGGTACCGCGCACGAACGTTGTAGTGTAgggcgatacattcaaaaattgtattaatctaaaaCTATGGTAGacaatccgattattacgtcagaTCTAGTGTTTCCATGATCAGTATGAAGAAACATAGATTGCAGCTGTTAaggcctagatatgctcgacataaaaataaaaaaaaagttacatAAATTGTACTCTCCTCGGAAAAAAGTAGTGGTTAATGAAGCCAAATatcataccagactttagtacgtTGATGGTGACTGATCACGTTGGGGATATGAAGTCAGGAAGTTTGTACACTTGCACGATTCAGAAAACAGGTGGGAAAGGGCTGAACAGATACGTTACGGCAGATACGTACAAGTTATATtgataaaaaaatcaaatatattttgtcatttcaaagaccaaacttgaacacatTATCGGATAATGAAACAGGGATGAGATATGAAATACACAGGTAAAATGTAAAAGCATCAGTCTCTGACCGACTCCCGTTTTGCAGAACGTTCAGTGCAGAACTGCAATTGGGAGTTAATGTTAGCGTCTTGAATATATTAATCTTGGTATATGCGGCCAATAAAGATTGGTAGCCAATGAAGATCCTGTAATAGACGAGAGACGAGAAGTTAATTGATTGAACAAGAAATTTTGACGGCGTGGATTATCGCAACAATAGCGCGGTCCTTCTTGACGGACTAGCTTTAATTGGCATATTTTTAAACCAGGATATCGACCTCATTCACCTCAACATGCATATACATTAGGCAGAGACTTACCAGATGCAGAAGTCATGACAAGCAATAAAGATGTTCAGCAACATACATCTATACAAATTTTTGGAAACCACCTACTCGAATTCACTGTAAAATGAGGAATTTGGTTTTTAATCTAAGACCGTGGGATTCTTTATTGTGAGGACTTGTGAGATATTCCTCATCCAACACCAAACTATTGAAGTATAGATAGAAACAAAATCTAGACGTCTTATCTGAAACCCAATTTTCCATATTATGATGTTTTGTTGAATcgaagtgtgtaaaaatatttgatccaaaacataataatgataaaatcggatgctttacgcccaatacttattggtctcgctatgacttTTAAATGTctgaactatgcaaggcattaacagctgctatcggtatgatagcgctgatgggttggcgtcAAGATAGTTGTTTACCTCCCgtttgaagctcagccgattctggttaGAGGTAATTGGACCAGGTAAAGCATTCCAaaggtgagctgaggatggaaggaatgaccttttatattttaaaactcatagctcgaccaataaatatgggctcaatcgatccaattttatatcactatATTACTATATTACACACGATCATTCAATCAGTCAAATACACAGAGTGTGTGATTTTTAATATTATGCAAATCGTGGACCAATCGCCGATAAATATAAGACTGAAATGCCCACTATCATCTTAGCTATGTGAACAGACCACAGGGTAGTAATTATATCTGCTAGCATTATCTCAGCTGAAACCTTCAACATTTTCATCCATGACCAACACAGCCTTGTTGGTCATGGatgaaaattttgaaggtttcaGCTGAGATGATGCTAGCAGATATAATTACTACCTATGTGGCCCTTGTGATATTTTATAACTTGATCAGAGCATTTTCAACTTTTATCCcccatgtgacctttgacctcaaaaactcaatttgctcaaagaTGCCCTTTTGGCACCCGGCTGATTCTGGTTATATTGGGTCTTGAATGGTCTCTATCCTCGACTAATAGTAATATAAGCTATAACTATGtaattcacaaaataataaactcacaacttctaaattacttaactgatagaaatcattgaaacaccGTTCTGAACCGAAATTAACGGATCTAAGGAATGGTAATATATTCCAGTAATTTTAACCATGAACAAGAAAgcatttccaaaattaatttgcttttgATTGGTGacaggccgtgtgtcctgaactcgccacccttagcgttacatgacaaatattatgaatttttacaccaaccgggtttctaattagattatctcgacaatcatcaacacTAAACTAgctaaagtatacatttttggaaagctgaaggcatcagcaattccaatatatacatttcaactcattatacagggtgacctgcaagttatacagggtggaataaaaatgattttgataaaaaatgggtcactcaatgcattgcttattaccaacttacagtaataaactggaagtaaacaacattcatttggttagaggaaatggagagccaactgacttcggaagaaaccaaaatcacagctgtttggtaatctcggaatatagggtgtcccaaagtatgttagatttttttacaattcaacatattttgaaccgaaacattttccccctaacccatacagaaaaaatatgtccatatttagattcctcgtcaaatttcccttcagaaaatctatactttgactatgatagaataagtaattaaaattttacagtaactttcagactttgaagacatctgcgttacttactacagtgtttaatatgacaacgggtagttttgtatggaaaagtttgtattttctacactaaaccaatcataaatgattaaaaacaattagtagaattgtttagctgtaaggccgtgagtcgtttagatgctaaagagagtccaaatccaatttacagccttcacagaagcagattacgcactaaaaataccaatcctatagagtttgtgtgtaccacatccccaccaccgcaaccctgcccattctgaattctatgaagcacagtgtcagtattaaaaaagttcaagtatttctttttacagggttgaaagtgcattttatttagcaataaaatgagaccacaagcatgacaataacttcttgcttgacagagatatcatcatttcttttgagtcgactttggcaaaatgtaacgtcgccacctttttttggtggcgagttcaagacacaCGACCGACAAGCCAATTGACACACGACTAAGAAAAATCGATCACCGTCGAATGCTTTCAATGAAAGCAACAATGGGTTCgtgatgttaataataataataaaacggcatttatccacgctttctggaTTGGAAGGAGCTATGTTATCTCTGTATGAAAAATAATGTAGTCTTCTGGCATAACGAGGCTCAGAATATATGGATCAAGATTTATGAAACTATAACGGGTGTATTATCTGGCTTTCGGAGATTGCAATCAATAACGGTGGAAGTTCCGTAGCAATGAATTCTTCTATATATTCTAGCAATTTGCCTGACGGATTGGAAGAAGCTGCCGTTAACTGGACTTGGTATAACTATGTTCAACTCCTGCTAGCAATCACGGGCATAGTCGGTAATGCTTTGGTCATCTTAATCTACTTCAAAAACCCTAAAATGCGTAACACAACCAACATGCTATTGGTGGGGTTAGCAGTGGCTGATTTGCTAACATCACTTATGTTGATCCCTGTACCAACTTTAATCAGCGGGATACCACAAGATTGGCGTGGTGAGTTTTACTGCAAGATTATTTACTGTTACGAGTTAATGTGGATATCCATTACAGTGTCTGTTTTTACGCTAACGATGGTATCTGTAGAACGCTATCTGGCAATATCGTACCCAATTAGGTACAGAATTGTGTTTTCCGAATCGCGCCCTAAATTTGTGCTTATAGGTGTTTGGGTAGTAGCCGTCGGCTGCAATCTCTACTCTCTTTTCATCTGGTTTAATATTGATGGAAGATGCACTCTCATCTGGCCTAGTGATACCTTTCGAATTACGCTTGGGGTGACTCTATTTCTACTGAAGTTTGTTCTACCTGTGATAATAATGTGTGCCACTCACGTGGCAACTATTTTGACATTGCGTAAAAACGCGCATGAATTGCGGTTGCGAAGCGATACTGACAGCTCGGAGTATGCTTTGCTACAAGCCAAGCAGAAGGTGATAGAAATGCTGTTTATCGTAGTGGTCACATTTATTGTTTGCTGGACTCCAGATCAAGTGGGACATTTTGGGTACACTGTTGGATTTGTACCTTATCGGTAAGactcttttttttctttgaaatttactACCTACCTCAAAACCAACAACCAGGGTCGTCTCCATGGGGGTGATAGAGCGCTGCGTGTCTTCAAGTTTAGGCTATAAAGACCGTAAAAAATACTCGGTACGTGCTTAGCAGTTTTGTCTGTTGCATTTCATGGAACGATCGAGTGATGCTGAGACTTCGACAGTTTGTCTGTATCTCTTTATTCTATGACAAggaatgattttgcaagatcgacaaaatatgTGCGCATCCCATCAACCTCTGCACCGTGCCCTTCATCAGCACGATACCGCGGAATGTGGGCATGATGCCTGTGGGGGTCAACACTAAGTCAGGTTTGAGTGagagaactcaaaaatagcgcgaatagcgcgaacgtacacaaaagaaacttcgcgcgtaagatgGGCGATGTCGTCAGGTCTAGTCTGAATGCTGCACCGGCGTCAGCTTAACttcaagtacgcttagagggcagatgcatggaacattccaatctatgtgtatatttatcaataccaatggagattagccattGGGCATGGTAACAAGTCAGACCCCTCCCCTGCGAAGTCgacagaaatgttgtgacaaaatttacgatttaCGTTTTGgtctatttttggccaaaaattaacCCCACTTTGGCCCATTTAGTATAAAAATGCCATATTgccgcgcgcttcgtgcgcatttatCTCGGTAAAGctattctgtgagtagatctgcgagacgacccttggaaattccttttttcaTCTCGAACTTGAACACGAAACTCAAAAAGTCTATCCTATTTATcatgtaaatcataaatatgagtgcttgtgctagggcagctcctctgataCCTGGAAAAAGCATTAAACTAGTAGGATGGATCAAAAGGTCGGGACTAgattaaccaaaagttgtaaaaggGCCATGCATCTTCATTTGGC
The Amphiura filiformis chromosome 3, Afil_fr2py, whole genome shotgun sequence DNA segment above includes these coding regions:
- the LOC140147179 gene encoding allatostatin-A receptor-like encodes the protein MNSSIYSSNLPDGLEEAAVNWTWYNYVQLLLAITGIVGNALVILIYFKNPKMRNTTNMLLVGLAVADLLTSLMLIPVPTLISGIPQDWRGEFYCKIIYCYELMWISITVSVFTLTMVSVERYLAISYPIRYRIVFSESRPKFVLIGVWVVAVGCNLYSLFIWFNIDGRCTLIWPSDTFRITLGVTLFLLKFVLPVIIMCATHVATILTLRKNAHELRLRSDTDSSEYALLQAKQKVIEMLFIVVVTFIVCWTPDQVGHFGYTVGFVPYRFLYSTSYRCFVLLAFFNSCANPIIYAFKNGKFRNALRDLFRGRGGGPS